A segment of the Hallerella succinigenes genome:
CGTCGCTATGCGCAATTTGGAATCGGACGCTTCGACGCCAGCCCCGGTAAAGGCTTCTGCCAAGGCGAAGGAATCTTCGGTCGAAAAGGAAAGTTCGGGGACGAATGTCTTTGTCTTTATCATCGGTGGCCTCATCGCTTTGGTCGTCATCGGTGGCGTTGTCTTCTTTATTCTGCGCAACCGCCAGGAAGCAATCACCCGTCAGCTCGAACAGATCCGCAGGGATAACCGTTTTAAAACGCCGAAGGGCGGTCTGGAGGATCCGACTTTTGTGGACCGCACCCGAGTTCATCGCCGCTCGATTATTGATGACGCAAAACAGGCGGATGAAACTCAAGCTGCGTCCCAGGAATCGAGCTTTGTGACAACGGAAGATGTGGAATTTGAAAATGCAAAGGGTGAAATCGAACATCCCGTTCTGCGCCCGACTGCAAAACAGCGTATTACCAAGGCGATGCAGTCTCTTTCCGACACGCTCGCTGGCCTCGCCGTTCCCAAGGGAGTCCATCGCGATCCGGATAGGGTTCAAAACGTCCGCGCCCAAAGTCACAATACGATGAAGGGAACTGCCATTCCCAAACCGAATCCGCTTGAAATGACGCGCTTTGACAGAGAACGTCAGGATAAGGAACGCGTAATTCAGCTGAATCGTCGCGGATATACGCCTGCAGAAATTGCCCGTCGCACGCAGCTTTCCGAAGAACAGGTCGAAACGGTCATCCGCGTCAAACGCGAAACCGGGGAATAGCCCATGCGCTATCGTTTCCGCTGCGAATATCTCGGCAGCGCCTACTATGGTTGGCAAGAACAGAACGAACACGGTAAAACGAAATACGTTACCGTGCAGTCAGCGTTGGAAGAAGCATTTAAAACCGCACTCCGCACCCCGATCGATCTCGTCGCCGCAGGCCGCACCGATACAGGTGTTCACGCCCGCGGACAGATGGTCCACTTCGACTACGACGGCGAAATCGACTGTAAAAAATTGACGCGTTCTATCAACGGTCTTGGTCGTCACACGGTCAAGATTCGCGACCTCGAAGTCTGCGATCCGGAATTCCATTCCCGCTACGATGCGGTTTCTCGCTACTACGTCTATTCGATTTTCACAAGGCCCGTGGCACTGCTCCGCGACTTTGGCTGGGAAATCGGACATTTGCCGATCGATTACGATTTGATGCAACGTGAAGCAAAATCCTTTATCGGTGAACATGATTTTATCCGATTCTGCATTCCGAGAAATGACGGAAAAAGTACGCTTTGCAACATCACCCGTTTTGAGCTTGTCCAAGTTTCGGATTACATGGTGCAGTGGCATATTCAAGGAAACCGCTTTTTGCACCGCCAAGTGCGTGCGATGGTGGGAACGCTCTTTGACGTCGGACGTGGACGTTACCCGGAAGGCACGGTGAAAGAAATCTTTGCCGACCGCTTTAAAGGTGAACGTACAATGGCGCCTCCCCAGGCACTTGTTCTCGAAGACGTGATCTATTAAAATTCGGGATTTCAAAAAGAAAAGGCCCCGTAGTGCGGAGCCTTTTTCAAATGGGATTTGAGCGGATTACTTTACGAGAGCTTCGGTGTCGAGAGCAATCAAAAGTTCTTCGTTTGTCGCTACGACGATTGCCTTCGGAGTGCCGTCCTTGGTAATCAAGTGGTTCGATTCCTTGCCGCTCTTGTTGTTGCGATCGTCGTCAATCTGGTAACCGAGAATCTTCAGGTTTTCGAGAGTCTGCTTACGAACGTAAGAGCTGTTTTCGCCGATACCGCCAGTGAAGACGATGGCGTCGATGCGCGGAAGAGCCATGGCGATGCCGCCGATTTCACGGGTGAGTCTGTAGCAGAAAACGTCGAGGGCAATCTGGGCGCGCTTGTTGCCTTCGCTTGCGGCCTGCGTCAAAGTGCGCATGTCGTTCGAAAGGCCAGAGAGACCGAGAAGACCGGATTCCTTGTTCACCAAGTGGTCGAGCTGATCGATCGTGCCGTATTCCTTGCTGTACTTCTTGCTGATGTAGAAGAGAATCGCCGGGTCGAGAGAACCGGAACGGGTTCCCATGATCAAGCCTTCGAGCGGAGTGAAGCCCATTGTGGTATCGACGCACTTGCCGTTGAGAATCGCGGAGCAGGAGCTGCCGTTACCGAGGTGAGCGGTGATGAGGCAGGTTTCTTCCGGTTTCGTGCCGAGAACGTTGCAAGCTTCTGCGGTCACAAAGCGGTGGCTTGTGCCGTGTGCACCGTAGCGACGGATTTTGTCTTGTTCGTAGAATTTGTACGGAATACCGTAGAGGTAAGCCTTTGTTGGCATCGTCTGGTGGAAAGCCGTGTCGAATACAGCGACCTGCGGAATATCCGGGAAGAACTTGGTTGCGCATTCCATGCCGGTTGTGTGAGCCGGTTCGTGAAGCGGTGCAAAGAGCGTGATGCTACGGATGTAGTCGATGACTTCTTGCGTCACTTTTTCGCTCTTGATGTACTTACCGCCATGCACGACGCGGTGACCGATGGCTTCGATCGAAGAGGTGAGATTCTGGGAGTCAAGGAACTTCTTGACCTGGTCGACTGCTTCAGCGTGAGTCGGGCAGTCAAAGTTGAAATCGATTTTGCCTTCCGGACCCTTTGCCTTCGTGTGACCGTTCACGCCGATGTTTTCGACGAGACCGCTTGCGATGGATTCCTTTGTATTTGTATCGATAACGGCAAACTTCACAGAAGAGCTACCGCAGTTAAGAACGAGTACGCGCATAACTATAGCCTTGTTTTTCAGAATTTAAATTGGACGAGATTAAAGGTATAAATTTAATTTGAGACCATGCTTGGGCAAGTTCCATTTCCGCTGCGATTTTTACTGGCTGGTATTTACCGGGCTGTATTTTGCGCCTTTCGTAGAACGCTTTACCGCCCAAAGAAACCGTTACAAAAAAGTCGGGTTTGGATCGTAGGATCTTTCCTTGCCGGCGGCGCTGGCAAAACACCTCTTGTTCAACGGCTTTCGGAACTTTTGACGGCGCAAGGATACCGCGTAGCCATCCTTTGCCATCAAACCGCCTGGGATGA
Coding sequences within it:
- the truA gene encoding tRNA pseudouridine(38-40) synthase TruA encodes the protein MRYRFRCEYLGSAYYGWQEQNEHGKTKYVTVQSALEEAFKTALRTPIDLVAAGRTDTGVHARGQMVHFDYDGEIDCKKLTRSINGLGRHTVKIRDLEVCDPEFHSRYDAVSRYYVYSIFTRPVALLRDFGWEIGHLPIDYDLMQREAKSFIGEHDFIRFCIPRNDGKSTLCNITRFELVQVSDYMVQWHIQGNRFLHRQVRAMVGTLFDVGRGRYPEGTVKEIFADRFKGERTMAPPQALVLEDVIY
- a CDS encoding acetate/propionate family kinase → MRVLVLNCGSSSVKFAVIDTNTKESIASGLVENIGVNGHTKAKGPEGKIDFNFDCPTHAEAVDQVKKFLDSQNLTSSIEAIGHRVVHGGKYIKSEKVTQEVIDYIRSITLFAPLHEPAHTTGMECATKFFPDIPQVAVFDTAFHQTMPTKAYLYGIPYKFYEQDKIRRYGAHGTSHRFVTAEACNVLGTKPEETCLITAHLGNGSSCSAILNGKCVDTTMGFTPLEGLIMGTRSGSLDPAILFYISKKYSKEYGTIDQLDHLVNKESGLLGLSGLSNDMRTLTQAASEGNKRAQIALDVFCYRLTREIGGIAMALPRIDAIVFTGGIGENSSYVRKQTLENLKILGYQIDDDRNNKSGKESNHLITKDGTPKAIVVATNEELLIALDTEALVK